The window ACCACAGTCTAAATATTAACCCAATACAAACTACCCAGTCTTCCCCCCTTCCTTCTATTGCCTTGGGCAAGTCTGTGTGGCAGAAGCACTTTAAAAGTGTTGAGGGAGTTCAGGGTCCCTTACCCTCGAATATCAAGGAGATTCTTGATGCTCCCACTCCGTTTAAAGTTGAAGGGTATAGCGGCAAGGTTAGCGATACCCACATCCTCGTCTGGATCCCTGAGAAAGTTGATGGAGTGGCTGTTTCGCTCGATAGACTGAACACCCTTTTTAAATACAGAGAATATTTCGAGCATGTAAAAAAAGAGCTTGGAAGCCAAAAGCTAGGAAAGGCTACTTGGGTCCTCATCAGCAAAAACGTGTTGGAAGGGAGCCGAAAGAAAACCTACAATGAGCAGAGACAGCTCATGAGTGCCTATGCCTCCAAAGGTTATACTCTACCAAAAGCTTTAGAGTTAACAGCAGCACTTTTAATCCATGAGAAAGAGAACAAAGAGGAGCTACTGACCGGCTACCACCCAAGTACCTATACTCTTTGCCAAGACAGCTTGAATAACAACAAATGGCCTGTGGTTATTGGCGGTTTCGACTATAATGGCCTCGATGTCCGCAACGAGTGGACTGACCACCAGGCCGTCCAGTTTCGCGGTGTTGTGGGTGCCCGGAAGTTTGACGCTTAGCATTTGACTGCTTATCTCTTGCGGTTGGAATCTTGAACTTTATCCATTGGGGGCCCTCAGCGCCGAAGCGATTTTTTTTGTAGGGCTCTTTTAGCGGTAATGTTCTGTAACCCTTGCAAAATGTAGCATTTTGTAAGAAATGACCCACCGGTTGTATACTCCTAAGAATGGAACAAATCGAGATCGATGAAATTATTGGTAAGCGGATCGGCCCTATTGGGGCCGAGCTAATGGCAGCAGCACGTGCTGGTCACCTCTGCATTTGCAAAGAGGAAGTGATTGAGGGATGCACCGCGCTTAAGGGAGATGAAGAGCGCTTTGAGGGAATGGTTGGTCGGTGGGACGACCTCTACTACCTTCAGCGAAACTGGGTCCTTGAAGGAGCTGTTGTGCGCGAGTTTAAGCGCCTTCTTCAGGGAGATGTAAATCCGCTTTACATTGAAGGGTGCGCCGGGATGAATGAGAAACAAGCTGTTGCGGTCGAGATGGGCCTTTCTGAAAGTGTCCTTTGTCTCACAGGAGGACCGGGAACCGGAAAAACCTATACGATTGCCGAGATTGTCAAGCGGTATGGCAAAGATGTGTGTGTGGCGGCTCCGACAGGAAAGGCGGTTTCGGTCCTGCGAGAAAAGCTCGATGTGGAGGTGGGAACCCTCCATCGCCTCCTTGGAATTCGGAGTGGGAAGGACCTTCTATTTGGGGAGAAGGTCCTTGATTATGGAATGGTCATTGTTGATGAGTGTTCGATGATCGATGTGGGGATGTTGGCCGCTTTACTGCGGGCCATTAAAACGGGAACTCGGCTCATTTTAGTGGGGGATCATGATCAGTTGCCTCCGGTCGAGGCGGGAACAGTCTTTGGAGAGCTTTGCCGTTTTATGAGGGAGCGGGGACAAGGGTATGTGCACCTTGATCAGTGCATGCGGAGTGACCGGAAAGAGATTTTAGAAAAAGCAGAGGCGGTCAGAAAAGGGGAGATGATCCCTTATGGAAAGCTCGAGCGGAAAATTTCGGAGTGGAAAAAGGAATTTAAAAAGGGGGGATTTCGCCTTTTATCTTGCCTTCGACGGGGACCTTTTGGGGTCGATGCGATCAATGAGCTGATGTGGGAAAAGGGGGAGATCCCGATCATCATCACCCGGACTGACAAGCGGATGGAGCTGAGTAATGGAGAGATGGGAACGTTGATGAAGCGATCGGAAGGGCGTGCTCTTGGGAAAGAGGATGAGGCTCTTTTTGGAGAAAGGCGATTTCCAGCGGTTTTACTTCCTGAATTTGAGTATGCCTACTGCTTGTCGGTCCACAAAAGCCAGGGGAGTGAGTTTGAACGGGTCGTTTTACTTGTCCCCCAAGGGGCAGAAGCCTTCGGGCGGGAGATTTTATACACAGGCATTACCCGTGCAAAGGAAGAGATCGAAATTCTTGCTGATGAGGGGATGATTGAGGCGTGTGTGAGTGAAACATCGGAAAAAATGTCGGGAATCAGGAGGAGGTTATGCGCCTCTTAGTTTGGTTGTGGTTGTTTTTAGCAAGCGCCCTTTCAGCGATTGAGGGGAGGGTTTTGCATGAGATCGAAGGATTCATTGCTGATGTTGCCCCCACTGCACTCATTGGGATCAAGGTCTATTCTTTAGATAAAGGGAAGGTCTTATATGAAAGGAATGCAAAAAAACGGTTCACTCCAGCAAGTAGCTTAAAACTTTTTACCGTTGCGGCCGCTTTACACCATTTGGGAGGAGACTATCGCTTTGAAACCAAGGTGGTTTCGGATGAAGAGGGAAACTGCTATTTGACTGGCTCTGGAGATCCCAGCCTGTCAGCTCTTGATCTGATCGAACTCGTTGAACAACTCGATCTCACCCTCATTCAGGGGGATCTTATTTTGGATCTGAGTTGTTTTGAAGATGGGCCGATGGGTCCGGGATGGATGTGGGACGAAGAGCCTGCTTTCTGGTCGGTTCCGATGAGCGCCCTGAATCTTGAACATAATTATGTCGATGACACCCCTATTTTAGAACCGGCAAAGTTTACAGGAGCCTTATTTAAGTCCGCTTTACAACGAAAGGGGGTTGAAGTTCAGGGGAAGATAAAGGAGGGAAAAGCCCCTGAAACCTGCACCCTTCTTGCAAAACATGAATCGGAGCCTCTTCGAGAGCTGGCCAAAGTGCTTCTGAAAAACTCTGACAATTTATATGCGAACTGTATTTTCAAAAAGATGGGGGGTTCTTGGACTAAGGGACAGGAGAGTGTTGAAAGCTTCTTGGAGGAGCTGAGGATAGAGGGGCTTCGAGTGGTTGATGGAAGTGGGGAGTCTTGCTACAACCTCATTTCTCCCCACCAGATGGTGAAGTTTTTAAAGAAGATGAAGGGGAGTAAAGACCTTAGGGAGGCCCTTCCTACCCCTGGTGAAGAGGGGACATTAAGGTTTCGGATGGGAATGCTAAAGGACATTCAAGCAAAGACAGGTTCGATGACAGGCGTATCTTCTCTTTGTGGCTATCTAACAACTGAAGAGGGGGAAAAACTTACCTTTGCGATCTTTGTCAACGGGTATATGAAAGAGGGGAGTGAGATTAAAGAGCAGCTCGAAGATCGGATTTGTCATTTCTTAAGCAAATTGCCCTGCTCTCTTTAACCCCCTATATTTTGAGCTAGCAATCAGGAGTTTAGGCGGAGTTGACAAAAAAACTCTTGAAGTATACTTTTTGCACAAAATATAACCGTTCCGAATCGAGATTCGGAACGGTTATAAATTAGGAAGGTAGTAAATGTCCAAGTTGAAGGCCCTTAGCAGATGCGCTTTTCTAATGGTTATTCCCACCCTCTTTGGCACACCCTATAACTATGCTCAAAAAATCAGTGTTGAGTCTAAAGAAGAGACTTACCAAAAGCAAAGTCACTCTCTAACGTATGATGAGATACTAACCTTAATCGATCAAATAGAATCGGGAGAGCTTGAGGAAGGGTGTTCTTTGCAAAATCTAGAAAAAATCGATCGGTTCATGGCCCTTTTGGCAATGGAAGGGGTGCTTCCAGATGGCTCAATAGATGTATGCGAGTTAGAAGAGGATATCGAAGACCTTCTTGGAGATCAGGAAAATCCCTTTACTTATGCCTTCTATACAGGAAATGTTGGCGAGTATACTGTCCTTCCAGCCTTACTAAGAGGATCATCTCAATATGAGATGATCCTTTGTAAAGGGTGGCTTGGGAAAAAATGGAAAAAAACAAAAAAGTTTGTTAGGAAACATAAAAAAGCCATCATCATCGGTGCAGTTGTCGTTGTTGTTGTGACCGCTGTTGTTGTTGCAAGCGTTGCGACAGGTGGTGCGGCAGTAACCGCTGCCCATGCAGGGGCTGCAGCCGTAGGGGCTGCTGGAGCAGGGGCCGCAGAAAAAGGCTCCTCTAAGCCTAAGAGCACAGAGGCTGATAGGACATATGCTCCTCCCTCATATGATACCTCCTTTGTCAATGAAGTGATTGAAGAGGAGGTGACTTGTCTCAAAGATAGTATTGTTAAGGAAGCATTTTTCGAGCCCCCCTCTTTAAATAGGCAGGAGGCGAGGCTTTCTTTGGAAGAAACAGGGAGGGTTATTGGCCCCATATTTGCCCACGACAGCTTTAGCACTTTAAATGATCGGTATGGGTCCTATCCACAGTTTTCCCAAGAATTAAAACAGATTCGAAACCAGTCAAATATTCCCCTACTTCCAAAAGGGAAAAACGATTCCTTAGATCTTGCTCACCGTGAAATCGACAAGAGATTTTCAACCGAGTATGCTCTCCTTTTTTCAAATCCACACCAAGAGCCCAGTTTTACCGCTCTTTCCTACCAAATGCGGGGAGAAAAGGCTTTTAACCTTGGCTTTTATGGTCAAGCAACTCAAGATCTAAGTCAAGCCATTGAGCTTATTCCTGAAGAACCTCTCCCCTACATCCAAAGGGGATATTCTCATTTTAATATGGGAAACTATGATCAGTCTCTACAAGATTTTCAAACTTTTACGGATGTTTCTAAGAGCCCAGCAGAGCCTCTTTTGATCTC of the Candidatus Neptunochlamydia vexilliferae genome contains:
- a CDS encoding ATP-dependent DNA helicase, whose protein sequence is MEQIEIDEIIGKRIGPIGAELMAAARAGHLCICKEEVIEGCTALKGDEERFEGMVGRWDDLYYLQRNWVLEGAVVREFKRLLQGDVNPLYIEGCAGMNEKQAVAVEMGLSESVLCLTGGPGTGKTYTIAEIVKRYGKDVCVAAPTGKAVSVLREKLDVEVGTLHRLLGIRSGKDLLFGEKVLDYGMVIVDECSMIDVGMLAALLRAIKTGTRLILVGDHDQLPPVEAGTVFGELCRFMRERGQGYVHLDQCMRSDRKEILEKAEAVRKGEMIPYGKLERKISEWKKEFKKGGFRLLSCLRRGPFGVDAINELMWEKGEIPIIITRTDKRMELSNGEMGTLMKRSEGRALGKEDEALFGERRFPAVLLPEFEYAYCLSVHKSQGSEFERVVLLVPQGAEAFGREILYTGITRAKEEIEILADEGMIEACVSETSEKMSGIRRRLCAS
- the dacB gene encoding D-alanyl-D-alanine carboxypeptidase/D-alanyl-D-alanine-endopeptidase, yielding MRLLVWLWLFLASALSAIEGRVLHEIEGFIADVAPTALIGIKVYSLDKGKVLYERNAKKRFTPASSLKLFTVAAALHHLGGDYRFETKVVSDEEGNCYLTGSGDPSLSALDLIELVEQLDLTLIQGDLILDLSCFEDGPMGPGWMWDEEPAFWSVPMSALNLEHNYVDDTPILEPAKFTGALFKSALQRKGVEVQGKIKEGKAPETCTLLAKHESEPLRELAKVLLKNSDNLYANCIFKKMGGSWTKGQESVESFLEELRIEGLRVVDGSGESCYNLISPHQMVKFLKKMKGSKDLREALPTPGEEGTLRFRMGMLKDIQAKTGSMTGVSSLCGYLTTEEGEKLTFAIFVNGYMKEGSEIKEQLEDRICHFLSKLPCSL
- a CDS encoding tetratricopeptide repeat protein, coding for MSKLKALSRCAFLMVIPTLFGTPYNYAQKISVESKEETYQKQSHSLTYDEILTLIDQIESGELEEGCSLQNLEKIDRFMALLAMEGVLPDGSIDVCELEEDIEDLLGDQENPFTYAFYTGNVGEYTVLPALLRGSSQYEMILCKGWLGKKWKKTKKFVRKHKKAIIIGAVVVVVVTAVVVASVATGGAAVTAAHAGAAAVGAAGAGAAEKGSSKPKSTEADRTYAPPSYDTSFVNEVIEEEVTCLKDSIVKEAFFEPPSLNRQEARLSLEETGRVIGPIFAHDSFSTLNDRYGSYPQFSQELKQIRNQSNIPLLPKGKNDSLDLAHREIDKRFSTEYALLFSNPHQEPSFTALSYQMRGEKAFNLGFYGQATQDLSQAIELIPEEPLPYIQRGYSHFNMGNYDQSLQDFQTFTDVSKSPAEPLLISEFTNGFAKGVPKGLYSSGKGIGLFLADFIIRTQEYSVL